The sequence tgggagcctgtggcctgcttcagattctttgtctccctctctctctgcccctcccctgctcatgccccctctctctctctcactgtctctcaaaaattaaaattaaaaaaattaaataaacaaaatcgagCCAGGATTCACCCCTGCTTTGGATAAGTCACATCTCTCCCTGGCTTTACTCCTGACCCCACTCACTCGGGTCAGGTGCAGAGGGCTGAGAGCGGGGCCTCGCGGCACCAGTGGATCAGGGGTACTGCATGCAGCCCAATCAGCAGAGCCTAGGTCTTGAGGACTTCAGAGATAGTCCCAGGGAAAATGGGGGCCACGAGGATGGAAAAGCACATTTCCAGAGTGAGGACCCCTGTTGTGCTACACGTGGGAAGGAACAGAGCGTTTTTCAGATTCCTCAGTCCGTCACCCATGTGTTCTCCAAAGAACAGTTCCCTATGAGCGTGTGTGTGGGCGTAAGTTCAGGCACGGGAGGCTCTCCACAGCCTCCATTTTGATCACatcacataaaaagaattttccaTTTGCAGATGctttattgaaatgaaaatgtatttgaggTTTCAACAGTTGTCTTGCAGTTTgtagatgaaaagagaaagaaggaagaaaagtcgtGGTTTATATTCACCGGCTGTCAGTTGCTGACCATTCTCTGTAGTCCTCGGGGTCTCCGGTCTCGGGGAAAGTTAAAAAATGGCACACCACACACTGGAATACATTATTTGctggaaaacaaacacagagacatCACTCCGATGTTCAGCTCTCTGttccaaagtcaagagttgaaaAACGCGCATTTCTTCTTGGCTTCTAGGATTTGTCCACACACATCTGGTATCCAAGAACGATTGTGCTGGAGTCAAGATCAGAATGATCTCATCTCTCATGGTAATGATCAGGAGACTTTACTGATGCCAAACAGGTACTGGTGTTTCCAGATCTCTTCCCCATCAGGGATCCCTATATTTATCAGGgtgtatttatttcaataaagaatCGTTAAGTCTCAGCCCAAATGGGTAGTTTTTGAGTTCTGGCGTGGCCTTACGTGTTAGAAATACCGAAAACGGTCTGACACCGAGACCTTTACCTTTAACACCTACAAAACAGTGGAGATGTGCACTCCAAGCGATCGGTCTAATcgacattttcaaagaaaacattccaggggcacctgggtggctcagtcagttaagcgtccgacttaggctcaggtcatgatctcacggtttggtttgtggtttcgagccccatgggctctgagctgctgtctcggagcttggagcctgcttcagattctgtgtctccctctctctctgccctccctcctctgctcacactctgtccctgtctctctctctccaaagtgaataaacttcaaaacaaacaacaacaaaaaaccccatcCCATGATCCTTGATTGAAGGGAATTTCACTTTTTAACGTGGTTAGTTATGCTAAATACACATAagataaaattgaccattttcaTCATTGTAAGTATACAGTTCTGCAGCATTAAGTCTATGTATGTTGtggtgcaaccaatctccagaacattttcgtCTTGCTATTGTTGAACTCTATACCCACTGAACAACCCCCATTTTCCATACCAGCCAACCCCTAGAAGCCACCATTCTACCCTCTGTTTCTAGGATTCTGGCTACTCTCAGAAAACTGATATAAATGAACTCATGcaacatatttgtctttttttttttttgctggcttATTTCCTTTGTCATAaggtcctcaaggttcatccatgttggcTCTTCTGAGTGATAAACACTTTCATCTTTAGCTTTGGCagtatttctagattttttacCCTGGAATGTTTCCATAGGAGTATCAAGATAGGGAATACATTATGGAGAACGAAACACTGCTTGTTGTTTTCAACAATTCCATCCCCCAAGGCAGATTCATACCCAGGATCTGTCCTTGTCATCTATGGGGTCTTTAATTAATAGTCAAGGAATCCCATCATTTATACTGACAAATTTTGATTGCttgaaagcacattttaaattcttttagtaAGAGGTACAGAATCTTCTTCATACTGGGTTCTTCTGGACTCTATTAAAACATTCTcatgaacattttattatttgttcctACGAAGAAGGGGATCATTGTTGCCGGTCACTTCTACAAGTAAGGGACTTCTTGAGAATCAGATGTGTTTTACCTTGATAGAAAATGAGTGTGGAgatgcctggcttgctcagtagGGAGAgcctgtggctcttgatctcagtgttgtgagttcgagcccatgttgggtggagagtgTACttaataaaaagcaagaaaaaaatttcaaaataaagaaaaaaaatgaggggtgcctgcgtggctctgtcggttaagcatccgactttgactcaggtcatgatctcgtggttcatgagtttgagccccaggttgggctccgtgctgacagctcagagcctggagcctgcttccgattctgtgtctctctctctctccgatcctcccccccactcgcactctgtctctctgtctctctctcaaaaataaataaagaattaaaaaaaaggaaaatattgtggctcctgggtggctcagttggcacgtcatgatctcccagttcctgagattgaggcACATCGGTCTCTGTACTGAtaggacagagcctgcttaagattctctctctctccctctgtctgctcctcctctatgcatgctctctccccctgccccttaaaggaaataaataaacttaagaaaagaaaaaaaagaaagtttgtgtGTGGATGTATGAGTGTGTACTAGGATACTGAAGGGTAGTTCAGCCTTCATGTGAATATTGTCCctcatttgcctttttcatttatcattcaCTAAAGATTCCAAGAAGCGCAGAGGCAAATCACCGCTGGGACCTTGGCTGGCTTTCTTGATGTCAAAGTACTCACATGCAGCCACAATTACattcactgaaataaaataaagcatgttgAACACTTGCTTTGGCATCATTAGTGACAAACGTAGAGCCTACTAGTCCCTGCCCCGTGGTTTGAAAGCACGTCAGAAGAAACCGTAATTACCATCATCTGTGCAAAGTTGTGCAGAGTTTCGTTTGACTGGTTGAGATAACATTGCTTCAGCTCAGCCAAGGCCTCTTTTTCCTCAGGAGTCTGAGCAAAATCCTGAAGAAAATTTTGGTATTCACTAATGCTCACTTCAGGACTGATTGTTTTGTTAACCACTTCCTCTAGAAGTAGGCATCCAGAAcctgaaagaaaacacataaaagcGGTCTCAGTTCGATAGCCCTGAAGCCCCTTTTTGGGAGCACCTAGGATGTTGGTCATCCAGTCTGCATCCCAGTAGACTCATACTTTCAGAAAGATGATGGTGAATGGTCTTGAGTTCTCAGCTCTTGGAGAGTAAACTCAGGACCTAGGGTTCCCTTAAGCCTGAAAAcatctgtgccccctccccacccctgcactaCCTCCACAGCCTAGAGAAGCCAAACACTACATAaccatgaaaaacaaagacactgaAGAAATGAGGTGGAGCCTGTTGGCCTGAATTTGGGGAACTGGAGGTCTTCCAGAGGGCCCTGACACGACCAACAGCCCCAAACCTGTCCTTGCTGTACAGAACTCACCAGCAAAGCAGTAAAGGGGGAGTGCAACCAGCACAAGGACTCTCAGCAGCTTCATGGTTGAGGGCAGCTGGCGTTAGCCGGTCAGTCCGACGTGGCAGGGAAGAAAGAACTCACTTGGGAGCTGAGCACCTAGAACTCCTCCTTTTATTCTCCCGGCCATCACCTTAAGCCCTCCCCTAAATGAGGGACTGAGTCACACAGTAAACGTGGCACTGGGCCAGGAAATGACAGCAAGAATCAGCCCAGCCAGCCTGTGCCCTGTTTGTAGAAACCAAGGAGACAGCTTGTTGGGCCCAAAACTATTTTGGAACTGCAATAATGATAACACGGCTTTAGATGAAATCAATGCAAAAGTGCTTGCTAGCAAATGAAACGACGACAGAGTGCACCTGTATTGTCATCcttgttgttttattattgttgcaGTCTTTATTAGTCTCCTTCCACCTGTCCTCCTTCTTCAACAGATGGAAAGCTTCGTATCCTGTGTTCCTGTGGGCTCACCACGCAGCTGGGCTCAGTGCAATACCAGACAGCTCCTCGGGAGGGCAGACTTCCTTTGTCCATAGACACTCTTGACAAGGGGCTGGAAGTTTAGCAAATCCTAACAATGTTTAACTTTCTCTAAAGGCTGTTTGTACAAAGACTATCTCAATTCATTAACTAAATTACATACATTCATTCTATTCTGAATCTATGAATAATCTTTCTTTTAGTCTTTTAGTTGTTTGggattccccgccccccccccccccccccattggttCAAAGGATGAATAAAGAAGCAGAGCAACTGATCGCTCAGCAGAGGCAGTGCTGAATGGAGGAATGGTGGTAAGGACTGGGCTCAAGCAGATGTggatttattgtattttttcagtgtttatttttgagaaagggagagagagagagggagggagctcgcatgagtgggaggaggggcagggggagagggggcagaggaactgagcaggctctgagctgacagcagccagcccaacatgacacggggctcaaacacacaaactctgacatcatgacctgggctgaagttggacgctcaaccgactgagccacccaggcgccccaagatgtggATTTAAATCTTGGAACCAGGACCTAATCATGAAGTGTCTTAGGGCAAGTTAAATTGCTGGTTATTTCAAGCTTCTTTTGCCTCATTTCTAAAATgcgtatataaaaataaaataaaataaaataaaataaaatgtgcataaaTCAGGCCACACCTGGTTTTGCAAGGATGACAGACACTCTGTAAAGAACTTACTGCGGGGCTTACAACAAGGTAATCATGAATACATGGGAggtaccatccatccatccatccatgcatccatccaagCATCCATTGTTCAAAGGTAACCATGCGCTTCCCCCATGAGTGGATCCTGTGCTGCATGCCCCAGATTCAGCTGTTAGACCAGGACCTTGCTCCTGTGGAGCTTACCTCTTACAAGGGAGGCAACAAAAAGCCcctaactggggcgcctgggtggctcagtcggtcaagcgccCGACTtaggctgaggtcacgatctcacagttcatgggtttgagccccgtgtgaggctcacaaaattttcaaaaaaccataaataaaaagcCCATTAACTGAATGAGTGACTTCAGAAAGTGATTGCTGTAGGCAACAACAAAACAGCCATGAGGGGCAGCATCCTGTACACAGGGCCAGGCCAGCTATAGGAGGAAGGACTTTAAAGCCTAGATGAGTGGACAATGATTATCAAGGGGAAGATCTTGAGACAGGTGTTCTaggcagagagcacagcaggTACAGGGCTTCTCTCTAGAGCAGTTGGTACTGGGCAAGAGAATGACAGCAAGGATGGTGTGCCTCTTGGTGTCAAGAAAGATAGGACAGCCTCATAGTTTAGAAAAGCCACATCAGTTTAAGTGGAGATGATATGAAGGTGAAAGGAACAAGAGAAACTAGGTTGGCTCAAGTAAACTGATGAGTGAGCCAGACAGATGAGTTGATTTTTTGTGAATGCCGTATTTGCTGTTTAGAATGATCTGGGACTCGTTTCTTCCCATGATTCAGCCGGAACATAAGTTGCCAAGAACAATATCCTTTAGGGACAGGCTAGCAAAAGGGAAGAAGGTTATGTTCTTCTGTGCGTACTTTCTCGCCCATTGACCATTGCTGCTACTCTCCATTCCAAAGGCCAACGTCCAGATGAAGGACTTTACTGATGAAATGGGAGACGTTTTGGCTAGGGCAAAATGGGGACTCTCCCTGGTGCCCCGGTTGTTAGGGACTTGCCCTGTTACCTGCTGGGATGCTGGTCTCTTGAGAGGTTTCTTACCTCGCTCAGCTAGGCTACAATCCCACCTCACGTACTTGGTGCCCACAAGAAAGaggtgtatttttttgttttaccttcatGTTTCCTCCACAGCAGATGATGGTCATTCTTAGGTGAATCCAATAACAATAACTCAGCCCACAAAGGACTCATTTGTGAGCCAGTGGttacaaggagaaatagaagaaaccACAATGCTGTGTAGgcagcctgattttttttctcttccgcAAAGAAGCTTTCACTCAAGTCCCCAAATGAAGTTCAGAAATTAGTCCTCAGCTTCTGTGTTTGGGTGACACTTACTGATCACCTATTATGACAAACCATGGTATGTGGGTGAATTTGCACAGGTACTTATTTCACTGTGAATACCTTGTgttgtgggagagaaagagaaagtatgtAGCATGACAGAATTATATTTGGCCCGTCCTCGGGCTCATGCAAGACCTGAGATGTACTCACACCAAACTGATCATCTGAGGCTTTGCCATCCTTAAAAGGTGACAACAGTCTGTGAGAGCCCTTTTTTCCCCAGTGATTCCTGCATTGGCACCAAAGCCTAGGAAGGAGTTATTTTGGCATTTAGATGGTCTTTAGGCATTTTTAAATTGTAGGTGTCTGGTACTGATCCACTTGACAGTATTTAGGGACATGATAGCCCATATGTTTTTGCCCATTCATTCTGTAACACtggttctgcccctcccctccagggctGCTGGGACATTAACCTCAGGCATGTTTTTTGACAGTGAAGCTCTTCTTCAGTAAGATCATGCCAAAGTCTAAAACTTGGATGGGAAGGTACTTCCATGGGCCAGAAACTTTCAGAAAGGTGCTGGCCTTGGAGACATCTGGATGGCAGTGCAAGGTGGGTTGTTCACAGTACCTGGGCCTTTCCAGGTACATCTCTTGCCTTGGGCCAGTCCTGGTTGAGATTTCCCAGCTGTGTCTCTTTGTACAATGGGAACATCCTGGGGTTGTCATATGTCCTCAGAATGGGTTTGGGCACAGAGCTGGTGCCACGTACCTGTCAGCTGCCAGTGATTAATTTCATAAAATGGTGAAAGGCCTTATGCTAACCCTTGGATGTCTAGGGCCATTGGAGACCCCTGGAAACTTCCTTCAACTTCACATTCTCTGAAAGATCCGGAGAAGATCATGTTCAGAGCGCAGGCAAAATCCTACGTTTGAGCCTAGAGCACGGTATTTTGATCCATGCTTACTTGATACTGTTCTGACTTCCTGGAAgagttttattgagacataacaCGTAGAGTCTCTGTCAAACATATTCTACATCCTGTTGGTTTATTAATCTTCTCAAGGCCCAAAGCAATGTTCaattacccatttttaaaaatcatgaaaacataagagtaaaacaacaattaaaaaagggggggggcaggtgcctgggtggctcagtgggttaaccgtctgacttcggctcaggtcatgattttgagtttcgtgagtttaagctccgcatcgggctctttgctcaCAGCCCAGAACTTGGATCCCaccttggtttctgtgtctctctgtctctgttcctccctcacttgcactctgtctcgctgtctctctctcaaaaataaataaagattaaaaaacattaagaaaacatgaatagcaAACCATGGTGAACACTCACTGGATGCAAGGCCCTGGTGCAAACCTCCTTTAATCGGACGACAACACAACGCGCCGGAAGATGATGAAATTTGTTGGCCAAATGCGGATACTTTGGAGTGTGAAAGAGGACACAAAATGGATGGAATGCCAGGACAACAGCATAAACCAGGATTctcctgaggaaactgagatgtgTGGTCACGCTCCATTGGTGGCAATCTCCTCTCCCGTTTCGCGGGTATAATCGGAAACCAGTCCCTGtatgcagagggcagggagagacagaagaaaaggtgGCCGCTGcaggttggtaggtggcaggtttaatgAGCAAAGGAACTGACataggagggcgcctgggtggctcagttggttaagtgtctaatttcaactcaggtcatgatctcacagttcgtgaattcgagccccaccatggactctctgctgtcagcacagagctcgctttggctcctctgtgcctcccactctgtctgcccctcccccactggtgctcacTCCCCCcaccatctcaaaataaataaataaactgaacacgaggggcacctgactagctcagtgggtgaagcgtccgacttcagctcagctcttctgtggctcaggtcataatctcatggttcatgagtttgagccccacgtggggctctgtgctgacagctgggagcctggagcctgcttcaggttctgtgtctccatctctctctctctcccactcctgcctgtgctctgtctctgagaaatgaataaacgttaaaatacattagaaaaaagaaagtaaagacaaaaaagatGCGTAGATCTCCACACCTATGTTCCAGAGTCAGAAACTTTATACAGAGGCAGTAAGTGGGTTCAGTCACACTGAACACAGTTCAGATGGTCTCAACGCGACATCATACTGTCTCAAGGCATTGTCGTTGGAGCAGCTTCTGGGGTGGAATAGGGCTAAGTGGAACCCACATTCCAAGAACAGGGCAGGTGGGTGAGGAGCCCCCAGTTTCCAGGGTCCAGCTCATGGGTCAACTGGAGGTCACATCCTCTCCCCCGACCCCTCCCCATGAGGAGTGCGTGTCATTTCTCCCTATATGTAGATAATGGGACAAGGGAGGTCACGTATCTTGACCAAAGGCATACTGCTTATGGGTGACAGAGCTCCTTAGGGAAGGAGCCTGGTGTTTCTGACTGAGAGATAGCTCCTGACACTATTGACCTCCTTGGTTTGACCCTTGTGAATGTTCACTTTAGGGCTCCCATGGATTCTGGTGATCTTGACTCACACAACTGCCCTATGTGAACTCCTGGTTGAATTCTGTGTGCAcctgttccctctgccctccacccagTTTCCTGCTGGAGGCCGTTGCTCTCTGTGGACTCCCTTCCCCACTGTTTTGCCTCAGTCCTACAGGGTTGAAACTCCTCATTCACTCCTGATGGCACATCCAAGACAGCCCGCCcacttctgcccttccctgggccCTGAATCTCTAGGGATCTCCCTTGTCGACACCCCTTGGCACCCTGGGAGCAGCTCTCCCCTGATATCTTCAGAATCCCGATCCCATGGTCCCTCCTCTCTGTGAGGCTCCCCGAGGGCACTGCCTGTGCATTGCTGGCCATTGTGTGATGGCAGCGATAGAGTGGTGCTAAATTAATTGTTGTGTAACTGCTTTTCAGGGCAGATGTTGAATTTATACAAAGATTCTACTGATGATATTACATGTTTTATCATTAGGTCTATTTCGAGAGAGAAGCACGTTTACATTTGACTCTTTAGTAAAGTCAGGGATCAAACCCAACACTAAAACCAGTCATCCACCTATCATTCTGGTGCTACCTCCACTTTCTTTGTGTTCCTGAATGAagactcctttctcctctctccttttttaagcattattttttaattgatttgtttaaaatttttttttttacgttttatttatttttgagacagggagagacagagcatgaatgggggagggtcagagagagagggagacacagaatctaaaacaggctccaggctctgagctgtcagcagagagcccgacacggggctcgaactcatggacagtgagatcgtgacctaggctgaagtcggatgcttaaccgactgagccacccaggcgcccctaattgatttgttttaaatttacattcaatttAGTGatcatatactgcaacaatgatttcaggagcagattccttaatgccccttacccatttagcccatgccccctcccacaacccctccagtaaccctctgtttgttctccctatttaagagtctcttatgttttgtccccctccctgtttttgtgttatttttgcttcccttcccttatattcgtctgttttgtatattaagtcctcatatgagtgaaggcatgtgatatttgtctttctctgaacgactagttttgcttagcataacaccctctagatccattcacatagttgcaaatggcaagatttaattatCTTTGATTGCCGAGCAAACTCCAttgggtgtatatatattatacacacacaatatatatatcttctttgtatAGATATACACAATAtagatcttctttatccattcatccatcgatggacatttgggctctttccatactttggctattgccaatagtgctgctgtgaacattggggtgcatgtgtccctttgaaacaatatacctgtatcccttggataaatacctagtagtgcaattgctgggtcgtagggtggttctgttcttaactttttgagggacctccatactgacTTCCTAAGTGGcggcaccagcttgcattcccaccaacaatacaaaagatatcttctttctccgcatcctcgccaatatctgttgttgcctgagttgtgaatgttagccgttctgacatgggtgaggtggtacctcactgtggttttgatttgtatttccctgatgatgaatgctGCTGTGCAGtttttcacgtgtcggttggccatctggatgtcttctttggagaaatgtctattcatgtcttttgcccatttgttcactggatgatttgtttttggggtgttgagtttgagaagttctttatagattttggatactaaccctttatctgttacgttgtttgcaaatatcttctcccattccgttggttgccttttagttttgctgattgtttccttcgccgtgcagaagatttttattttgatgacatcccaatagttcatatttgcttgtttcccttgcttccggagatgtgttgagtaagaagttgctgcggccaaggtcaaagaggttggcTTGCTTTccccttgaggattttgatggcttcagCCTTaaatataggtctttcatccattttgggtttatttttgttgctggtgtaagaaagtggtccaggtttatttttctgcatgtccctgtccagctttcccagcaccacttgctgaagagactgtctttattcctttggatattctttcctgctgagtcaaagattagttgg is a genomic window of Acinonyx jubatus isolate Ajub_Pintada_27869175 chromosome D1, VMU_Ajub_asm_v1.0, whole genome shotgun sequence containing:
- the LOC106987602 gene encoding mammaglobin-B-like, translating into MKLLRVLVLVALPLYCFAGSGCLLLEEVVNKTISPEVSISEYQNFLQDFAQTPEEKEALAELKQCYLNQSNETLHNFAQMMQIMYSSVWCAIF